GATGAACTGATACTCAAAATTGGGAATTTTGTATTGGAGTTATTTCTGTTGAAAATGTTGATGCTGTTTCGTCAAATATAAGTTGTCCGCAAGGTTGAATCGAAATTCTAAGCTACCATGAGAATGACATTTTCAGTTGAAGAAGAAGTCAAATTGCAGCAAATTAATTCATCAGTTAAGTTCAGTTTAGTGTAGCAATGGAGTTCGTAAACAGCTCAAACTGCAaaaattgggaaaacattctagGTTACTTCCGCAGCAATCAACTTCATGTAGGTTTTCAAGCCTTGGTCAAGGAAATTGGGAAAACATTTACTGTAGAAACTGATCGCTTAATGATTACTACGTCCAGCTAAAACAATTTTCAAAACCACATTGTGTTTTGAAAGTAAAGAATCTCTTTATTCTTGATATGCACGCTATTGTCGCTATTCTCATACAACTGAATTTCCCTTGACTTTACATATTCACATTGTCTGTTGAAAGTTGAAACTTCTGTTCTGTGGACTTTTTACCATCTTAAGGCCAAACAGAGTGAAGAGACTTGTTAAAGAGACTAGACCAGACATGCTTAGTTTTACTCTAAAGTAAGACCGGGAAACAAAAAGATAAGCTTTTTGAGCGACCATTTGCAAGTTAGCAAGCTGGTAAATTATTGCATTAAAAAAGTTATAAGGAGAATCCGAGAAGATAAGTTGATGTTTTGGGAGGATGAGAATGTAATTATCTCAGAATAAATAGTTACTAAAAGCTTAATTTTAGACTCATCTCGCATATATATTTCGTTAGTTGATTTTCCAATTCAATGTGGAGACTGGGTGAAGGCGTGGCCCGAGTTGACGGTGAGTCGCTGAGTTGACTCAGAGAGTTAGGATAATTGGATGTGCCTCCCATTTTCTATAGACAATAAAATTACCACCTCAAAATATAGGatacatttttttttaattacatcaGTACAAGGACAACTCAATCCGAACCCTGACCTCAGGAATTGCACCACTGCAATTCTTGTAGGAAAAGTTCCCTTTGTAAAAACCATCGAGAAATTCAACGAGGCAGTCCTCGTCCTCTGCATCAAAGAAGCACGCTATGTCCAAGGATGAGAATTTTATTTTTTGGTCAACCGAATTAATTTGTATTGCCTAAAGTAACACATTATGCACGAAATTCACTTTCACTACAAAATGAAAGAGAAATTTAGTAGCGCTAATTCTTTTGCGATTATGTCACCGGATGTGACAACTCAACGAGCAGTTACAAAAGTTCTTTTTATAATCACTTGAAATATAAATAATCTTTCTGAACTTAGTGATTAAAGATTACAATCAAGACTTAAGAATATTCTGAATGATGAATGGATTGATTATTCTTAAGTGAAGGACTGGTTCAGCTTAGTATTTGTTGAGACAGTTTACAATCTAATCATGACGTGGCTAAGTATAGTAAATTGGGATTGGATAAGTCTCTTCTATAATTgataatatcaaaaaaaaaaatgatattaaagTGGATTTGATTCAATAAGTAATTGTAACTATGACTCAAGTATTGATTTGTTCAGTTGTTACATAACTGGATTATGACAACAATCGTGAATCGATAAATGATTCGATCAGTATAGCAAAAATTCAATCGTGACAAACAGATCACACAATGATTATTTGGTTGAAGTGTTTGAACTATTTGATTATCTTGTTTTTAATAAGTGAACAATAAAGATAGAGATAAATCATATTGTATATGTGACGCAATATAGATTCAAACAAACAAAAGATAACACAAGAGATTTAATTCTTATAAGTAAGACTAGTACGAACTCCTATTTAACTACATCGGGAGGCTAGTACTTTCAACTCTGTTTGAACAACCTTTTGATTTGGTGAAGCTATGACAATAAACACGGTCTGAGTGGAGAACACTCCCCCTCTAATTTTCTCCCAAAGAAACGATGTTTGTGTAAATGAATCAGTGAGATGAGTCCTTTATTTTTAGGCTTTAGTTGCCTTGGTCACTAATCTTATTCTTGAATGCGCAATCCGTCCTAATCTTGATTGTCTTTGACTTCCATCAAGATATTTAGTTTCCAAATTTGTTTCTCATTTTAGTCGCATGTTTATAATAACTGCACTAGAAGTATAAGATCCGATTATGATTCTTTATATTAAACTTGTTTTGTTTTTCTTCGGTTTCCAAATTTGTTTCCTCTTTTGGTCGCATGTTTGTAATAATTGTATCAGAAAGTATAAGATCCGATTTTGTTTGTTTTTCTGCCACGTATTTTGTTTTCTTTTGTGTTGTGTCTTTGATCTATGAAATCTCTACATGCGATCTATATATACTTCAGCTCATATACTCCTTTGATTCATTCAATAAAATCTTTAGCCTAGACAATAGACAGAGAGTTATTCCAAACAGGTTAAAGATCAGAAAAAAGAGGTAAAAATTTATACTCGTGAGGGTAAAGTATTCGATGACTGGAATTATGAATGGACTCCTATCTATCTTGATCATCCTTCCACATTTCACACGGTAGCTATTCATCCCGCGGTAAAAAAGTTGATTATTGACATCTTGACAGGTAAATAAAATTTCCTTTCTTCGTATGATGTTTTACATTTTTAGGTTATTTATTCACTAAATACATGCATGTTTATTTAGATGAACCTAAAAATATAAAACATCATGTATTTGTGACGGAGGGAGTATTCTTCTATATGATTTTTTTCGTACTTTCATTTAATAACAATAAGAATCATCAATTATTGTTAAAGCCTAAGATCAAGTACTTTCATATAAAAGGCATAAGAATATCTAGATATGTATTATTACAGGTTTTTGAAGAGGAATGAGTTTTACAAGAAAGTAGGCAAAGTTTGGAACAGATGTTATCTATTGCATGGTGTTCCGGGGACTGGAAAAACCAGTTTGATTGCTGCTATTGTTAATTACTTGAAATTTGACATATATGAATTCAAGTTTGATGATATACCTTATGATGGTATCATGAGAAAGTTTTTGCGAACCACAGCCGGTCGGTCGATTTTGGTCATGGAGGATATTGATTGTATAGACGATAGAAATCAAGAGTACGACGCACCTTTTATTTACGAGGAGGACGAACGCCGCTGCTATGATAACAATGATCCAAAGGTTAGGGTTTAACTGTATTCAGTTTGTTAGTTAGAATTTCGATTAATCTACTTAATTTCTAGAGAAAATTTAGGAATTCTTTAAGAAAttagtaaaattttcaacgttaaaaACTCTTTCTTTTAATTACTAGAGGTTTGATTTTCTCAACCTTGACCTATATATTAGCAGGTGCTACTGCAGAAAAATTGACAGAAATAAATCTCTAATGAAAAGTTGTTAAGATTGATCTGACCAACTTAGACTTTTGCCATCCTAGCTATTAGGATTTTTTTTTCTTGTAGTAGTATAGATTTGAAGTTCTGCCTTAGATTCTCGTCTTACTGACAAAATATCATTGAGAATATATCTAAAAGAGTTTTAACTAATGTTCTTTTTGTGTTATTTTTAGCATTCAATAAACGGATTATTAAACTTTCCAAATGGGTTATGGTCAAGCTGGGCTAATGAGAGAATTTTCATCTTCACGACGAATCAAAAGGATCGGCTTGACCCGGCTCTGCTTCATCGTTTTGATATGCAAATCAACATGTCCTATTGCAATGCTGAAGCGTTCCAGATCCTGGCCTCTAATTACCTAGGCGAAAGTTGCAGACATAATCCTCTTTTCGAAGAAGCCCTAGAATTAATCGAGTCCATATCAATCACTCCTGCAGAATTAACTGAGGAACTAATAAAGATCGAAGATTCAGGTGAAGATTTTTCCCAACTTGTTAACTTCATGTATGGAggggtaaaaataaataaattttcatGCTGTGAAATGGAATTGACTGTTTAAGTTAGAAATGGCTAATTTTACGATTTAAGGGTCGAAACACACTAAGTCAGTCTTAAatcactataataataataataatataacaattttcaccaacaacattatcattatcaaaattttGTTTCAGCCAACAAGTTTAACGCAAAGTTTCTTCATCAAAATTGAAAATCATTTGCTTATAAGCTCTTCTAAATTAACTCGCCTATTTATTCTTcaaaattattatcgttatcattatcatcatcgtcattatCTTCCTCCTTTCTGTTCTTCTTTCGTTCAAGATTCTTATTCTTTTTGTTCTTTTTCAGTTTCCTACTCGTTTCAGCCCGATCCTTTTCGATATTAATCTTTTGCTTTAGGAATCGAAGCATTccttgaaatacaacatcaatatcTTCACTCTTCATCAGTTCCTCGGCTACTTCCGCAGGCGTGACCTCTAGACACTCGATAAGGGTTACGATATCTCCAAAAAGACGGTGGCTTTTGCAGCTTTCTCCTAGGTAATTCGAGGCCAGGATCTTGAAGCTCTCTGGGGTGCAATAGGACATGTTAATGTGAATATCCATCCGACCAGGACGTAATAATGCAGGGTCTAGACGATCCTTGTGATTCGTTGTGAAGATAATAATCCTCTCGTTACCACAACTTGACCATAGCCCATCAATAAAATTCAGCAGCGCCGATAAGTTCAACTGCAACATTAATAGTTTATTAACCTCGTAatcaggaatatatatatatatatatatgaatgaaaaTTTCCATAACTAAGGTAATTATTTTCAATCGAATTACAAGATTTGATTACTTTTATTAAACAAGGAATGAGATTCAATAAATTTATAAAACTCAGTTGAGTTAGAATATAAATTAatcatgaaaaaaaaattaaacaaaccTTAGTGTCCAAAATAGATCTATTAGGTGGCTGATACTGATAAATATCTGATTCGTCATCACGATCATGAGTAGCTGGATTACAATCAATATCTTCAATGACCAAAATAGATCGATTGCCTGTCGTCATCAATATATCTTTAAAATTATGTTGCATACTTCCAAGCTCCAAATCATAGATATCAAACTTCAAGTAATTCGCCATGGCAGCAATCAAACTCGATTTTCCGGTCCCCGGAGGACCATATAATAAGTAAACTCGTTTCCAAGCTTTTCCTACCCTTTTGTAAAAATCTTTCCTTTTCAAGAATCTTTCCAaatcatcgattatcaatttcTTTAAACAAGGATCCATTGCGACAGTTTCAAAAGTTGAAGGGTGATCTAGGGTTATCGAATTCCAACCATGATGATATTGTCGACTCTTAATTTGGACAGTCTTATTCTTTTCTTTCATTTCTTTAGCTTTCTCCATAATATAGGGCAAATAGGAATCAAATACTCTCTCCTTGAATTTCTTGTCGAAGCTAAGCTCAAACCATTTCTTCTCAACGTGATCTTTTGACTCGTCGCCTGAAAAGATCCAGACAAGCCTGATTTTTTCCTCGAAAACGTCATAGATCTTCTCACCCTTATCGATCGTGAcagtcaaattaccattttgtccctgGATCCTGCTAACTCTTAACCGTTCTGTTTTGGGGCTGATTTTTTTGCTCGTGTAGATCTCTGCTGCTTCGAAGACGTCGTTTTTCGCCATTCCAGTTTTCTCGTCGATTACCAGAGTGAGTA
This DNA window, taken from Rutidosis leptorrhynchoides isolate AG116_Rl617_1_P2 unplaced genomic scaffold, CSIRO_AGI_Rlap_v1 contig98, whole genome shotgun sequence, encodes the following:
- the LOC139885504 gene encoding AAA-ATPase At2g18193-like, with protein sequence MAGIPVDEERESRERELFAGEEDFFVPRNNLLTLVIDEKTGMAKNDVFEAAEIYTSKKISPKTERLRVSRIQGQNGNLTVTIDKGEKIYDVFEEKIRLVWIFSGDESKDHVEKKWFELSFDKKFKERVFDSYLPYIMEKAKEMKEKNKTVQIKSRQYHHGWNSITLDHPSTFETVAMDPCLKKLIIDDLERFLKRKDFYKRVGKAWKRVYLLYGPPGTGKSSLIAAMANYLKFDIYDLELGSMQHNFKDILMTTGNRSILVIEDIDCNPATHDRDDESDIYQYQPPNRSILDTKLNLSALLNFIDGLWSSCGNERIIIFTTNHKDRLDPALLRPGRMDIHINMSYCTPESFKILASNYLGESCKSHRLFGDIVTLIECLEVTPAEVAEELMKSEDIDVVFQGMLRFLKQKINIEKDRAETSRKLKKNKKNKNLERKKNRKEEDNDDDDNDNDNNFEE